A window of the Hordeum vulgare subsp. vulgare chromosome 5H, MorexV3_pseudomolecules_assembly, whole genome shotgun sequence genome harbors these coding sequences:
- the LOC123395031 gene encoding vacuolar protein sorting-associated protein 9A-like: MESPTSAASRVDFYGFLDRMRRPEAAGLFRSIKSFLAALSLEDPSAEADGARVQAFFAEMEAAIRGHPLWADATHQEIDHALEGLEKYIMTKLFDRTFASSPEDAAADAEVSDKIGLLQRFVRPHHLDIPKLLNNEASWLIAVKELQKINSFKSPRDKLLCMMSCCQVINNLLLNVSMSNDRTPSGADEFLPILIYITIKANPPQLHSNLKFVQLFRRETKLVSEVEYYLTNLISAKMFIINVNGQSLSMEETEFQKHMESAKLGNQMSVASPSSPQGLATSTRGLQKQIDAEGFKFPFMDSEIENLTPEELKQLHGLYRKTVTKYTLLSKALRKLSIDEDQLLASVDDS, from the exons atGGAGAGCCCCACGTCGGCGGCGTCGCGGGTGGACTTCTACGGCTTCCTCGACCGCATGCGCCGCCCGGAGGCCGCCGGACTCTTCCGCTCCATCAAGAG CTTCCTCGCCGCCCTCTCCCTCGAAGACCCCAGCGCGGAGGCGGACGGCGCCAGGGTCCAGGCCTTCTTCGCGGAGATGGAGGCGGCCATCCGGGGGCACCCGCTCTGGGCCGACGCCACCCACCAGGAGATCGACCACGCGCTCGAG GGGCTCGAGAAGTACATCATGACCAAGCTGTTCGACCGCACCTTCGCGTCGTCGCCGGAGGACGCCGCGGCCGACGCCGAGGTCTCGGACAAGATCGGCCTCCTGCAGCGCTTTGTCAGGCCTCATCACCTCGACATACCCAAGCTCCTCAACAACGAGGCTTCCTGGCTG ATTGCAGTTAAAGAACTACAGAAGATTAATTCCTTCAAATCACCGCGGGATAAGCTTCTCTGTATGATGAGCTGTTGCCAAGTCATCAATAACTTGCTGCTAAACGTGTCCATGTCGAATGACCGAACACCATCTGGCGCTGATGAATTCCTTCCCATTCTCATTTATATTACCATCAAG GCCAATCCTCCTCAGCTGCACTCAAATCTAAAGTTTGTTCAGCTCTTCAGAAGAGAAACTAAGCTTGTTTCGGAAGTCGAATACTATCTCACAAACCTCATTTCAGCAAAGATGTTTATAATTAATGTTAATGGCCAGTCGCTATCAATGGAAGAAACTGAGTTTCAGAAGCATATGGAATCTGCAAAACTAGGTAATCAAATGTCTGTTGCTAGCCCTAGTAGTCCACAAGGGTTGGCTACATCTACAAGGGGATTACAGAAGCAAATTGATGCAGAAG GTTTCAAATTCCCTTTCATGGACTCAGAAATCGAAAATTTGACGCCAGAGGAACTCAAGCAGTTGCATGGACTCTACAGGAAGACAGTGACCAAATATACACTGTTGTCTAAAGCCTTGAGAAAGTTATCCATAGATGAGGATCAGCTGCTTGCATCAGTAGATGATTCATGA